The Dyadobacter sp. 676 DNA window GAAAAAAAGCCATACTCGACGATAACTCAAAGTAAATTCCGGTCTTTCTGTAAAGTGTCGTATTTTTGTGTAATGCAAAATACAGCTTCTTCGGGAATATTGACGACGCAGTTCTGGTTGCTGGGCCTTAGCTCGTTTTTATTCTCTTCCAGCTACAATATGCTGATTCCCGAGCTCCCGGCGTACCTTTCCAGCATGGGCGGTGACGAATACAAGGGCGCAATCATCGGTTTGTTTACTTTGACGGCTGGACTTTCCCGGCCATTCAGCGGCCGGCTTACCGACCGTGTTGGCCGCGTTCCGGTAATGGCGTTCGGATCGCTGGTGTGTTTTGTATGCGGGTTTTTATACCCGATTTTCACCACTATAATGCCCTTTCTGCTGCTCAGGCTCGTACACGGCTTTTCGACCGGCTTTAAACCTACCGGCACAGCCGCCTACGTGGCGGATATCGTGCCGGCCAACAGGCGGGGCGAGGCAATGGGCATCCACGGGATGTGCATGAGCGTGGGCTCGGCGTTCGGGCCGGCGATAGGAAGCATGATCAGCCAGGCATTCTCATTGAACGCACTTTTCTATACTTCGTCGCTTCTCGCATTTCTCTCCATCGGTATTCTTTTAAATATGAAGGAAACTTTGCAGGAAAAGCAGCGGCTGTCTTTAAAGTCGTTTCAAATTACCTGGCGGGACATTTTCGAGCCCAATGTGTTCAGTCCGGCGCTTGTCACATTTCTTTGTTACTTCGGTTTCGGCGCAGTGGCCACTATCACCCCGGATTTCAGCCGGTACCTGGGCCTGCAGAATCGTGGGTTGTATTTTATGATGTTCACGATATCGTCGATCATGGTCCGCCTTTTCGCAGGGAAAATATCCGACCGTCATGGCCGGATGCCCGTGACGATCGTAGGATGCGTCGTTCTGATCATCGCGATGGTCATCACGGGCTTCGCCGAATCGGTGACGATGTTTCTGACCGGCGCCGCGTTTTTTGGCGTCGCAATGGGCATTCTCTCGCCGGTACTTTCCGCGTGGACGGTCGATTTGAGCGGCGACGACAACCGTGGCCGGGCAATTGCGACGATGTTTATTTCGCTCGAAGCCGGTATCGGGCTGGGGGCATTCCTTTCAGCCGAACTTTTTGGGAACCAACGTCAGAATCTCCCGCTGGTGTTTTCCTGCATGGCCGCATTCGCCCTGGCGGCGCTTGCCTATACAACAATAATCTATCAGTTTAAAAAGCGCCGCGCCCGTGTTATTTGACGATACCTATCAAACCATCGCGAGCCCGGCGGAAGGAATTTTCAAGGATAAGGGCAGTAAATTTCTTGCTTACGCATTTCCCGTCGAAAACGATTCGCAAGCCAGATCGCACCTCGCCGACTTGTATGAGCTGCATCCGAAAGCGGTCCACCATTGTTATGCCTACCGCCTCGGTGCCGACAGAATGAGCTACCGCATGAGCGACGACGGCGAACCGTCAGGAACAGCCGGGCGGCCAATTCTTAATACATTATATTCGAGAAACGTGACGAATGTGCTCGTTGCAGTTGTGCGTTATTTCGGCGGAACTTTGCTGGGCGTGCCCGGGCTGATCAACGCGTATAAAACCGCAACGGAAGCTGCATTGGATTCTGCGGAAATCGTTACGCGGCACTATATGAATCTTTACCGGCTGACCTTTCAATATGTGCTGATGAACGACGTAATGCGGATTGTAAAAGAAATGGAAATGCCGGTGAGGGAGCAATCTTTTGAAATGGAATGTGAAATGGTGGTGGAAGTGCGAACTACGCTCGTGGAGCGCTTTGTGGCGCGCGTGGGAAAAGTCGACGGACTGGAGGCGAAACTTCTCGGTTAGTTGTTGTCACGAAGCATTCTTACGAAATCGTCTTCGTATTCCTTCATGGCTTTCAATAGCTCTTTCAGCTCCTTTTCTTCCGGAGATCCCTTCTTCGCACCTTCCAAGGCATCGGCCCGTTCGGCGGCCTTTTCGTATTCGGTTTCGTTCGTAATTTTCATATTATGATCCGTTAGCGGGTAAAATTACCGATTATGTAATAAAGCACAAAACCAGCCTGCCTGGCTGGTTTTGTGCTTTATCCGGGTTCGAAGCGCTTAATAGTTCGGATTTTGGATCAGAACATTCTGCCCGTTTTTCTGACTGTAAGTGATTTCGTCCGAAGGAATCGGAAAGTACTCGTGCTTGTTGGCTTCGAACTGAACGCCTTTCAGGTAGGTACGCTTGTTACCTTCCACGGCGTAATAGGCGTTCAACGTTTGCGCCGCAATGCCCCAGCGAACCAGATCGAAACGGCGGTGTCCTTCCATCGCAAATTCAAGCCGGTGTTCAAACTGGATTGCTTTCATAGCCATATCCTTCGAAGCGAAGTAGGGATGTCCTGCCGGATATTCCTTAATCGAGTAATTGGCTGCTGCCTGTCCCGTAGCCGTTTTTACGAAACCGTCGGGATTGGCGGCCCTTTTCCGGATCATATTCACGTACTCACGGGCTTTCTCCAGATTGTTTGCCTGCGCCTCCACTTCGGCCAGCCATAGCAAAACATGCGAATAGCGGATCATACGATAGTTGTTCGCATTCAGACGGGGGTTGCCGCTGAATGTGTTGGAGCCGACATCCGAACGATACATTACGTGTTTCTTGGGCGAGTAAGGGCCGGCGTAGGCTTGGTCGCGAATGTAGTTGCTGCCCGGATGCACGCCCCAGTCCAGATAAGGGATGCCGCGGCGTCCCACGGTCCAGTCCAGACGAGGGTCGAGCGGTCCGGTTTCCGGGGTGAAATTAGGATTGTTGGAAGGAATGCCCTGATCG harbors:
- a CDS encoding YigZ family protein, with amino-acid sequence MLFDDTYQTIASPAEGIFKDKGSKFLAYAFPVENDSQARSHLADLYELHPKAVHHCYAYRLGADRMSYRMSDDGEPSGTAGRPILNTLYSRNVTNVLVAVVRYFGGTLLGVPGLINAYKTATEAALDSAEIVTRHYMNLYRLTFQYVLMNDVMRIVKEMEMPVREQSFEMECEMVVEVRTTLVERFVARVGKVDGLEAKLLG
- a CDS encoding MFS transporter: MQNTASSGILTTQFWLLGLSSFLFSSSYNMLIPELPAYLSSMGGDEYKGAIIGLFTLTAGLSRPFSGRLTDRVGRVPVMAFGSLVCFVCGFLYPIFTTIMPFLLLRLVHGFSTGFKPTGTAAYVADIVPANRRGEAMGIHGMCMSVGSAFGPAIGSMISQAFSLNALFYTSSLLAFLSIGILLNMKETLQEKQRLSLKSFQITWRDIFEPNVFSPALVTFLCYFGFGAVATITPDFSRYLGLQNRGLYFMMFTISSIMVRLFAGKISDRHGRMPVTIVGCVVLIIAMVITGFAESVTMFLTGAAFFGVAMGILSPVLSAWTVDLSGDDNRGRAIATMFISLEAGIGLGAFLSAELFGNQRQNLPLVFSCMAAFALAALAYTTIIYQFKKRRARVI